From Carya illinoinensis cultivar Pawnee chromosome 5, C.illinoinensisPawnee_v1, whole genome shotgun sequence, one genomic window encodes:
- the LOC122310112 gene encoding wall-associated receptor kinase-like 22 produces the protein MSLTSSAWIFLNILLLLPLVTPVSTASHAIPINGTCHDTCGTIPIKFPFGTGFGCGHPDFARYIKCSSGTLQFSTGTGIYTISSIDYPSSTIFVTDPLMSTCSSMQNSGSFSLDRASPFTITEDDIFVLLGCSTTSPVFDLDEELCDTGSGSRICRGLYSCKGVSGIGLPQNAPISTCCVYESPRGLGSGYALDLPKLQCSSYTSISGFGDDAGDPMQWKFGISLQYNDSYSSDKCKDCEASGGLCGFAGLDQSFACICRNGVNSSNNCLGRGFAWSGTVGLKIQMEMVLGGCFGSYTRLTEVKRYRLH, from the exons ATGTCACTCACCTCTAGTGCTTGGATCTTCTTGAACATCCTGCTCTTGCTCCCATTAGTTACCCCAGTCTCTACCGCTTCCCACGCCATCCCAATCAATGGTACATGTCATGACACATGCGGCACAATCCCCATAAAGTTCCCATTCGGCACCGGTTTTGGATGTGGGCATCCTGACTTTGCCAGGTACATAAAATGCAGCTCCGGCACGCTCCAGTTCTCTACTGGCACTGGCATTTACACTATTTCCTCCATCGACTACCCGAGCAGCACCATATTTGTTACAGACCCTCTCATGTCAACTTGTTCTTCAATGCAAAACTCTGGGAGCTTCAGCTTAGACAGGGCAAGCCCCTTCACTATAACTGAAGATGATATCTTTGTTTTACTCGGTTGCTCTACAACCTCTCCTGTGTTTGATCTTGATGAAGAGCTTTGTGATACTGGCTCAGGTTCTCGTATCTGTAGAGGGCTGTATTCTTGCAAGGGAGTGAGTGGCATTGGACTGCCACAAAATGCGCCCATTTCCACATGTTGTGTTTATGAATCTCCGAGAGGCCTTGGGTCAGGTTATGCTTTGGACCTTCCTAAGCTCCAGTGTTCATCATATACATCAATATCTGGGTTTGGGGATGATGCTGGGGATCCGATGCAATGGAAATTTGGAATCTCTTTGCAATATAATGATTCGTATTCTTCTGATAAGTGTAAGGATTGTGAAGCAAGTGGGGGTTTGTGCGGTTTTGCTGGCTTGGACCAGTCATTTGCCTGTATTTGTAGAAATGGGGTGAACAGCAGCAACAACTGCCTCGGACGAG GGTTTGCTTGGAGTGGGACAGTGGGACTAAAAATTCAAATGGAGATGGTTCTTGGAG GTTGCTTTGGTTCTTATACGCGTCTTACAGAAGTAAAACGTTACCGTTTACACTAA